The Paralichthys olivaceus isolate ysfri-2021 chromosome 9, ASM2471397v2, whole genome shotgun sequence genome contains a region encoding:
- the mgat4b gene encoding alpha-1,3-mannosyl-glycoprotein 4-beta-N-acetylglucosaminyltransferase B: protein MRLRNVSFLTVLLFGLCGLVSVSWYTAFSSSRGDVVDIYQREFLALRERLHSAEQENLRRSKELNLVLEEIKRAIAEKQALRDINRTWSSLSEETRLKLWNVSSSKNVLQLPSVFHHLPHLLNREDSLQPAVHLGQGRTGVSIVMGVPSVKREVHSYLTDTLNSLMSELSAAEKDDCVIVVLIAEADQQYASSVADNLKRIFPVEIQSGLLEVVSPSVHFYPDFSRLRESFGDPKERVRWRTKQNLDYCFLMMYAQTKGTYYVQLEDDIVARPNFFTTMKNFALQQPSEEWMILEFSQLGFIGKMFKSLDLSLIVEFMLMFYKDKPIDWLLDHIMWVKVCNPEKDAKHCDRQKANLRIRFKPSLFQHVGTHSSLAGKIQKLKDKDFGKQTLHKGHANPLAEVTTSLKTYQHFTLEKAYLGEDFFWAFTPVAGDFIRIRFFTPVRIERFFFRSGNIEHPGDKLFNTSVEALPFDNIQADKEALTDGREKTPKYHRTEDGFIRIGTFQNGIAEGEVDPTFGPLEAMRLSVVTDSPVWVILSEIFIKKAE from the exons ATGAGGCTCCGTAATGTCTCCTTCCTGACGGTGTTGTTGTTCGGGCTGTGCGGGCTGGTCTCCGTGTCGTGGTACACCGccttcagcagctccagag gagaTGTGGTGGATATCTACCAGAGGGAGTTCCTGGCGTTGAGGGAGCGTCTCCACTCTGCGGAGCAGGAGAACCTGCGTCGCTCTAAGGAGCTGAACCTTGTGCTGGAGGAGATCAAACGAGCCATCGCAGAGAAACAGGCGCTCAGAGACATCAACCGAACCTGGAGCAGCCTCTCAG AGGAGACCAGGCTGAAGTTGTGGAATGTGAGCAGCAGTAAAAACGTCCTGCAGCTTCCGTCCGTCTTCCATCATCTTCCTCACCTGCTGAACAGAGAGGACAGTCTGCAGCCCGCCGTGCACCTGGGACAGGGACGCACTGGAG TCTCCATCGTGATGGGCGTCCCCAGTGTGAAGAGGGAGGTCCACTCGTACCTGACCGACACCCTCAACTCTCTCATGTCCGAGCTCAGCGCCGCCGAGAAAGACGACTGCGTCATTGTCGTCCTCATCGctgag gCGGACCAGCAGTACGCCAGCAGTGTAGCAGACAACCTGAAGCGCAT TTTTCCAGTGGAGATTCAGTCGGGTCTGTTGGAGGTCGTCTCTCCATCCGTCCACTTCTACCCCGACTTCTCCAGACTCCGAGAGTCCTTCGGAGACCCAAAGGAGAGAgtcag GTGGCGGACGAAGCAGAACCTGGACTACTGTTTCCTGATGATGTACGCTCAGACTAAAGGAACTTACTACGTCCAG ctaGAGGACGACATAGTCGCTCGTCCCAACTTCTTCACCACCATGAAGAACTTTGCGTTGCAGCAGCCGTCAGAGGAGTGGATGATCCTGGAGTTTTCTCAGCTCGGCTTCATCG GAAAGATGTTCAAGTCGTTGGACCTGTCGCTCATCGTCGAGTTCATGCTCATGTTCTACAAAGACAAACCCATCGACTGGCTGCTCGACCACATCATGTGGGTCAAAGTGTGTAATCCAGAGAAGGACGCG AAACACTGCGACCGACAGAAAGCGAACCTGAGGATTCGCTTCAAGCCGTCGCTCTTCCAACACGTCGGCACTCACTCGTCTCTGGCCGGAAAAATACAGAAGCTCAAG GATAAGGACTTTGGGAAACAGACCCTCCATAAGGGTCACGCCAACCCCCTGGCAGAGGTGACCACCAGCCTGAAGACCTACCAGCACTTCACCCTGGAGAAAGCCTACCTGGGGGAGGACTTCTTCTGGGCCTTCACACCTGTTGCAGGCGATTTCATCCGCATACGATTCTTCACACCTGTCCGCATCGAGAG GTTTTTCTTTCGAAGCGGAAACATTGAACATCCAGGAGACAAACTCTTCAACACATCAGTGGAGGCGCTGCCGTTCGAC aaTATTCAGGCAGACAAAGAGGCCTTGACAGACGGGAGGGAGAAAACACCAAAGTATCACCGGACAGAAGACGGATTTATCAGAATAG GAACGTTCCAGAACGGGATCGCAGAGGGGGAGGTGGACCCCACATTCGGGCCCCTGGAGGCCATGCGTCTCTCTGTGGTGACGGACTCTCCGGTCTGGGTGATCCTCAGTGAG